A region of the Ranitomeya imitator isolate aRanImi1 chromosome 5, aRanImi1.pri, whole genome shotgun sequence genome:
CTAACTGGAGGTTACCAGGAGTAATGGAGTTAACTTTATCCTGTTATCTGGGATTACAGTGCAGCTTTAGTGCACTATTTATCTGCAGGAcaagttcgttttttttttttcaatttgtgcAAGACAGGGAAATTTAGACTTGTAGTTATGATTATTGCACCTCTGCTCAATTCCATGCCATAAGTGGAGTATACTCATCTGCTTGATTGGCTGTtactgtgcacatgtccaatttattAGGACAGGTGTATGACACCTGATTAGCAATGAGTGATTGGATAGTtattcgagcatgctcaggtgctaacagtaTCTTTGGTgtctgacagccgcaacacatgcatggaattGCCTAACactcaatccctgcatgtgttgcggctgtcggaaCAGCTGGGACGGCTTTAAAGGAATGTTCTGTCTTCACTCCTGTGAATGGGGATGTCGCACCTTGTCCTGACCTAATGATACCCACGGCATCACAATACAGAAGTGGGCAGGGCCGCAATAACCTGTTAGGGATACAATGATGGTCACTTCATTATCTGTGGAGGGCGCTCAGGAGCGGTGGTCTCTAGTTTCGGGACAGAACGCCAATTCCCACAACTTAACCCCCAGTTGTCAGTAGTGACAGGTGAGGGAGTACCCTACAACCTGTTCATTGGTTGTGGCTTGGCTTCTATagaattttatttttcttttaatgaaAAATCACTGACTTAGTGAGGCCTAAATTATCTCATATTTTGCATAACCTCATTGCATTGGTTGGAATGAGCAATTGCATGTGTGAATGGGGTTTGGTACCTATGTAGACTAGCATGCATTGATCAGGTCATTGACTAGTCTAGTTCTCTTCTGTTATATCTGAAATTAAACTGGACTTCATTATGTGACTTGGTAGATCCTGGTACCAATGTTTTCTCAGCTCCTTGGGTCCCTACAAGTCTAGGGGGAACTTAACAGCATTTTTATTTATTCAATTTTTTTAGGTGAAGCCTAAACAGCAGCGCATTGAAGATGAGCCTCTCCTGAGGGAGAACCCCCACCGCTTTGTCATCTTCCCAATCAAGTACCACGATATTTGGCAAATGTACAAGAAAGCAGAAGCTTCCTTCTGGACGGCAGAGGAGGTGAGCGCAGCGGACACTGGATGTCTCCTCACTACTGCACCATAATGTCCTCCTTTACTGTGTGTCAATGATCTGATCTACTGAACCCTGGTCTTTGTAGGTGGATCTCTCTAAAGATCTCCAGCACTGGGAGTCCTTGAAGGATGAAGAGAGGTTCTTCATTTCTCATGTGTTGGCCTTCTTTGCTGCAAGTGATGGCATTGTAAATGAGAACTTGGTAAGTGCATGCTGAGGAACATTGaaatacataaaaaatattggTTAGGAGAATATAAATGTATGTAACCTAGCTAATCAAATACTTCACTGGCTCAGCGCCAGATTCAGTCAATTAAGGGCAAGAAAACGTGGCTAAAATATTCTCAGTGATCTCAAATTCACATCTATGTAACTTTTTTACAGGTTGAGAGGTTCAGTCAAGAAGTTCAAGTAACTGAGGCTCGCTGTTTCTATGGCTTCCAAATTGCTATGGAGAACATTCATTCAGAGATGTACAGTCTCCTCATTGACACCTACATCAAGGATTCTAAAGAAAGGTAGGCATTTGTATGGTGGATATTTAAAGGAAGTTACTTAGGCTCAAAGATAACAGTACAAACAGACCACCCCTGTCAGGAACTCTGCAGCTTCTGTGGACATAGTCGACCGTAGCTGCTTGTCCTATGCTGTGTTGATTGGATGTGACAGCTGATGTCATGCTGAAGGACAGCGGTTTTGTGCTTCCTAATTGCAAGAAGCTGGCTGACAATCAACATGACACCCGGTCAACAGTAGCAGCTCAGAAGAGCAGCTCTGGACATGGAGTGGTCCTTCAATCTGATGCTGAGTAGAGCAGacagtaactacctgcctgttcttagGCCTGTAGTTGATGGGTCCCCAGGTAATGCCTTTTTAATGGCTTGTTGCTGGCAGATGGGCTCACACGACTTCATGAAAAGGTCTAAAATCTTCTCATGGGTAAAGTCTGTGTATAGGATTAATGCAATTTGCTAGCATATTCAATATTAGGATATATTTGCATTCTGGGCATAAAATATATGCAAAGGTGTTTACGTTTACAGTAATTGActtctttggctatgtgcacacgtataatggtccactggatttttccacagcagatttgataagtctgcagggcaaaaatgcagcattttttctgcagatttcactgcagtttctataggagcagctgtaaaaccgctgcggaatccacagaaagatgtgacatgctgcggaatgttaaCAACtgagtttttttctgcagcatgtgtacagcatctttgtttcccataggtttacactgtaatgttaactcatgggaaactgctgcagatccgcagcgtcttctgcatcgtgtgcacataccattaatgctttcaaatttgttttttttttgtacgcTAACATTGTGCCCCAGCAGTGCAACCTTGTAACTGTTCATAATTTATTTGTTAGTGTTGGCTGTAGTTGCTATGCACTTTCACTTTAAATGGAGTATATTGAAATATCTGAACATTTTATTAACTTCATGTACTTACAGGGAGTTTCTGTTCAATGCCATTGAAACTCTGCCATGTGTGAAAAAGAAGGCTGACTGGGCGATGCGCTGGATTGGGGACAAGCAGTCCACTTATGGTGAACGTATTGTGGCATTTGCAGCAGTGGAAGGCATATTCTTCTCTGGATCATTTGCTGCAATCTTCTGGCTGAAGAAACGTGGACTGATGCCTGGTCTGACCTTCTCCAATGAACTGATCAGTCGTGATGAGGTGGGGTAATATTCTCGACCACAGAAGAGTTGTTGTATTTCTTTCCTCTGTGCTGGGGTAACATGTTCTGTATCTGCTACCACAGGGTCTTCACACAGACTTTGCGTGTCTTATGTTCAAACATCTGGTTCACAAACCATCGGAAGATCGTGTCCGAGAGCTGATTGTCGATGCTGTCCAGATTGAACAGGTGTGTATGGAATCATAACGGCTGGTGTACAAGAACTACAAAATCTCATTGTAAAAACCTAGATCTGTTTTATTTAGAGCCTATGTTTGTAGTAAGCCTTAATATGTTGCCTCCTAAGGCTACTGTGAAAGTCGCCTAATATCGAATTTTCCAAATCTGTTCCGTGGCATGTTCGTCCAGGATAACATCAGGGGTATCAGCCGACCCCTTCCTGACTTCCGTGGGGGGATAGAGGCATCAGGATTTGGAATTTACAATGGCTGATCCTTTGGTTTAGTGAATAGATGAGCTGCAGAAGTTCTTAAACCACACTGCTAAACTATCCTTTAGCTGACCGGTGTAAAATGTATCTGGGGTTATTGCATTATGTGGGTAAAAAAAGCTGCATTTTCCAGTAACATCGTGATTTGGACCCTATACAAATTAAAATGCTCTGGAAGTTGGTCCGCAAAGCATCTGAACAATAATTGTATGAGTAATCTATATGCTAGAAAAGCCTTTCCTGGAAAAATGTATGGcaggctttatttttttttttctaagttgATTTGACATTAACATTTTGCACTTTCAGGAATTCTTGACTGACGCGCTGCCTGTAAAACTTATTGGCATGAATGGTGATCTGATGAAGCAGTACATTGAATTTGTGGCTGATCGTCTCCTGCTGGAGCTTGGGTTTAGCAAGGTAAATGCAGTATTTTACAATGTCGTGACTGCAGTCTGCTTTACACTTGTTTTTAAGGAGCTGGGATGGGGGGAGGCTATCATAATATAAATGACGCATGCACACAGCTGGGGTGGTCTTTCATTCCCAGTCTCTATTTAGTGCCACTTTTTAAGCTATTTTCTATACTTGCATTAAATTTCCCATCTGCTCCTAAACTTATTTTCCCCTGTACTTTTTATTGCTTTGTTTTGAATCCCAGTGCATGATGGAATTCTCAAAATAGTGTTATCCAGGGGCAGAGGCAGCAGTCACTGCTGTAGCCTCTGCCCCTTCCCTGAAACAAAATTTTATCGGTCACGCTAGTTTCAGTGGCTGGGCTAGTCCCTTCTCTCACCTTTCACAATGACTGCGCTCTGTTGGCAGCTTGGATAAGTGGTAACGAGACTGCAACAGTGTCAGCAAATTCAGTGTGCAGGCCTTGCAGGTGGAATCAGCGGTCTCTGCACACTAGCTATTGTGACACCGCACTCTGTTGCCGGCTTATTACTTCTGATCTGAGCCGTCAACAGAGCTCACTTTGTACATGTAGCTCAGGGACTAGTCTGGCCTCCAAACCACTCAACATTTTTGTGCATAGACAGATCAGAGATGTGAAATTTACAACAAGGCCTGTGCTCCTTAATTTGCTGCCTGTCACACCAGCAGTGGTTTGATTCGAAAGGGAATATGAAATGTTGctcaaataacttttt
Encoded here:
- the RRM2 gene encoding ribonucleoside-diphosphate reductase subunit M2 — its product is MLSSRQPFSAVNENVSPMKHLSLGDKENTPPSLSNTRILASKTARKIFQEAETELVVKPKQQRIEDEPLLRENPHRFVIFPIKYHDIWQMYKKAEASFWTAEEVDLSKDLQHWESLKDEERFFISHVLAFFAASDGIVNENLVERFSQEVQVTEARCFYGFQIAMENIHSEMYSLLIDTYIKDSKEREFLFNAIETLPCVKKKADWAMRWIGDKQSTYGERIVAFAAVEGIFFSGSFAAIFWLKKRGLMPGLTFSNELISRDEGLHTDFACLMFKHLVHKPSEDRVRELIVDAVQIEQEFLTDALPVKLIGMNGDLMKQYIEFVADRLLLELGFSKIFKAENPFDFMENISLEGKTNFFEKKVGEYQKMGVMAKAADNKFTLDADF